A region from the Hylaeus volcanicus isolate JK05 chromosome 6, UHH_iyHylVolc1.0_haploid, whole genome shotgun sequence genome encodes:
- the LOC128877888 gene encoding cuticle protein 18.7-like, whose product MGPVGLVFVASISVALAKPGILSAPLLARLTPAAPVGPDGRVLDTAEVAVAKAEHAAAHLNERLNLANEAARSVSASVQTLIQPGSVVLSGPSLLVPGAPIGPDGRVVDTAEVAVAKAAHAAAQTNERINLANEAARSVAADLNRPLLASVVRGSAVGIDGRVLDTPEVAAAKAAHAAAQINERITLANEAARSSGGLVAATAAGFPLVTANAVVVRGAPIGPDGRVQDTPEVAVAKAAHVNAHLNEKLNLANEAARSADVLAVASPGLAIGRLVY is encoded by the exons ATGGGACCAGTTGGCTTGGTGTTCGTCGCCTCGATCTCCGTGGCTCTAGCCAAGCCAGGCATCCTGTCAGCCCCGTTGCTTGCCAGGCTGACCCCTGCTGCGCCCGTCGGTCCTGATGGCAGAGTGCTGGACACAGCCGAGGTGGCTGTGGCCAAAGCTGAGCACGCCGCGGCGCACCTGAACGAGAGACTCAACCTGGCCAACGAGGCAGCCAGGTCAGTCTCGGCCAGCGTGCAGACTCTGATTCAGCCTGGATCGGTGGTCCTATCTGGACCGAGTCTTCTGGTACCTGGGGCGCCTATTGGTCCTGACGGCAGGGTCGTAGACACCGCGGAAGTTGCCGTGGCCAAGGCTGCTCACGCCGCGGCGCAGACCAACGAGAGAATCAACCTCGCCAACGAAGCTGCCAGATCCGTCGCTGCTGATTTGAACAG GCCATTGTTGGCCTCAGTGGTTCGCGGATCAGCCGTAGGTATTGACGGAAGGGTCCTGGACACACCGGAAGTGGCAGCCGCGAAGGCAGCCCACGCTGCAGCTCAAATCAACGAGCGAATCACCCTAGCCAACGAAGCTGCGAGGTCCTCTGGAGGCTTGGTGGCGGCCACTGCAGCAGGATTTCCACTGGTTACCGCCAACGCTGTGGTCGTTCGTGGGGCCCCTATTGGTCCCGACGGAAGAGTCCAGGACACGCCAGAAGTCGCCGTGGCAAAGGCTGCGCACGTAAACGCTCACCTGAACGAGAAGCTGAATCTGGCCAACGAAGCAGCCAGATCAGCGGACGTTCTGGCTGTTGCTAGCCCTGGGCTCGCCATTGGAAGACTTGTTTACTGA
- the LOC128877889 gene encoding uncharacterized protein LOC128877889, whose protein sequence is MKGLIILFAVAVSCRAGFVNSPSFGGPQIHAQPAPIRYAPPAPVGQDGNVIDTPEVAEAKAAHFAEFARAAARAAEELKNQPQSAQYSPPAPAQTYNYPSAQPTAPTYVRQPSYQSPAPAYQSAPAPAPAFSQPNPVAYQPRYSDNANYIGQQSYASNNVKPTAFVPAPLADDGTVIDTPEVAALKAARLAELADAEARAYKFAQEFKPEVQGQAYSGPAAAPAPYNVGQYNPLPAQVFSGPGPSHPSAQAAFRKPVYQPQGYQPQQLVGAY, encoded by the exons ATGAAAGGCTTG aTCATTTTGTTCGCCGTGGCTGTCAGCTGCAGGGCAGGTTTCGTCAACTCCCCCTCATTCGGTGGACCCCAGATACATGCCCAACCCGCACCCATAAGATACGCGCCTCCAGCGCCAGTGGGTCAAGACGGAAATGTGATCGATACACCGGAAGTGGCTGAAGCCAAGGCTGCGCATTTCGCAGAGTTCGCCAGGGCTGCAGCTAGAGCTGCTGAGGAACTCAAAAACCAACCCCAATCCGCTCAATACAGCCCCCCGGCTCCGGCGCAAACCTACAACTACCCCTCGGCGCAACCAACAGCTCCGACCTATGTCAGACAACCAAGCTATCAATCTCCTGCTCCCGCGTATCAGTCTGCTCCAG CTCCTGCCCCAGCGTTTAGTCAACCAAACCCAGTGGCCTATCAACCTCGGTATAGCGACAACGCGAATTACATTGGCCAGCAAAGCTATGCGTCGAACAATGTTAAACCTACCGCCTTCGTTCCCGCACCCCTGGCCGACGATGGAACCGTAATCGATACACCGGAAGTGGCCGCTCTTAAGGCCGCCAGGTTGGCCGAGCTGGCCGACGCCGAAGCCAGAGCTTACAAGTTTGCCCAAGAATTCAAACCGGAAGTCCAAGGTCAAG CTTATTCTGGGCCCGCAGCCGCCCCCGCTCCATATAACGTGGGACAATACAATCCCCTCCCTGCACAGGTATTTTCTGGTCCAGGACCTTCGCATCCTTCAGCCCAAGCCGCGTTTAGAAAGCCAGTTTATCAGCCGCAGGGTTACCAACCGCAGCAGCTAGTCGGAGCTTACTGA
- the LOC128877892 gene encoding uncharacterized protein LOC128877892 — MRLIIVLAALVAPAIAESYQEKEYYQYRGPPAPLSSDGLVIDTPEVAHAKAMHLAMHAEAMARLRKARNDYDMYDNNDMMYTPRTMEEPMMQKRQRPRSFAPLGRDGRVIDTPEVAAAKEAHMAAHARAASKATEYYDLDVYDGQRNLIYLTPVRVAYKHTPAVVYRGPLAPLGPDGRVIDTPEVKRARDAHMKARARALALSTHNDLYY, encoded by the exons ATGAGATTAATT ATAGTGCTGGCTGCGTTGGTCGCGCCAGCCATCGCAGAAAGCTACCAAGAGAAAGAGTATTATCAATATCGAGGCCCACCAGCGCCTCTTTCGAGCGATGGCCTCGTCATTGACACACCGGAAGTGGCTCACGCAAAGGCTATGCACCTAGCGATGCACGCGGAGGCTATGGCCAGGCTGAGGAAGGCTCGAAATGACTATGACATGTACGACAACAACGACATGATGTACACGCCTCGCACGATGGAAGAGCCGATGATGCAGAAGCGTCAGCGGCCGAGATCTTTCGCTCCTCTGGGTCGCGATGGACGCGTCATCGACACTCCTGAG GTGGCCGCAGCGAAGGAGGCCCACATGGCAGCACATGCACGCGCAGCGTCGAAAGCGACTGAATATTACGACTTAGACGTGTATGACGgtcaaagaaatttgatttacTTGACCCCTGTTCGCGTCGCTTACAAACACACGCCAGCGGTGGTTTATCGTGGACCCCTGGCGCCATTGGGCCCCGATGGTCGCGTCATCGACACACCGGAAGTGAAGAGGGCGCGTGATGCTCACATGAAAGCTCGTGCTCGTGCTCTCGCGCTCTCTACGCACAATGATCTTTACTACTGA
- the LOC128877894 gene encoding collagen alpha-1(I) chain-like has translation MMQYLVLLSAILNVVFCAPQWYGGGHPGAYGGHAAPAPLGPDGRVVDTPEVAQLKAAHLAALADANARAPKGLGPAGPYSGPAGPYAPSNYAQYSGPPAPLGPDGRVVDTAEVQQAKAVHFSLYNAEAQRAPTAPAGPPLPPPHNPSWNPAGGYNPSNPWG, from the exons ATGATGCAGTACCTC GTTCTTCTTTCGGCAATTCTGAACGTAGTTTTCTGTGCGCCGCAATGGTACGGAGGTGGGCATCCTGGAGCCTATGGTGGCCACGCGGCGCCTGCACCACTGGGACCTGATGGAAGAGTGGTCGACACGCCGGAAGTGGCGCAATTAAAGGCAGCGCATTTGGCAGCTCTAGCTGACGCCAATGCCAGAGCACCCAAGGGTCTGGGCCCTGCTGGTCCTTACTCCGGACCTGCTGGTCCCTACGCACCTTCAAACTACGCGCAGTACAG TGGACCACCAGCACCTCTGGGACCGGATGGTCGAGTGGTAGACACTGCGGAAGTGCAACAAGCCAAGGCCGTCCATTTCTCCCTGTACAACGCAGAAGCACAACGAGCGCCAACGGCTCCAGCTGGTCCACCTCTACCACCTCCTCATAACCCTTCGTGGAACCCTGCGGGTGGCTACAACCCTTCCAATCCATGGGGTTAG
- the LOC128877891 gene encoding pupal cuticle protein-like: protein MSRPPPVYLVGAYYVKIKRNACVCVQIFHVHRSADCLPSAKWALVLFHDYIRCTRPIRPAENHQLVDPIANMRFLLLLSCLVFSATARPGYAPYPAYGVAYHGPPAPLAHDGRVIDTPEVAHAKAAHLAAHAAEAAKASPLGYSGDYSEDYGASYGAPVPQMQSAYHGPPAPLAYDGRVLDTPEVAHAKAAHLAAHAEQVSKLAHLSYAEPYPQPHW from the exons ATGTCTCGGCCCCCACCTGTCTACCTGGTTGGTGCTTATTATGTGAAAATCAAGCGGAACGCGTGCGTGTGCGtgcaaatatttcacgtaCACCGATCTGCCGACTGCTTACCGTCGGCAAAGTGGGCGCTTGTATTGTTCCACGACTATATAAGGTGTACTCGGCCCATTCGACCAGCAGAAAACCATCAGCTCGTGGATCCTATAGCGAACATGAGATTCCTT CTTCTTCTCTCGTGCCTCGTCTTCTCGGCAACGGCCCGGCCAGGCTACGCGCCATATCCCGCTTATGGCGTGGCGTACCATGGCCCACCAGCCCCTTTGGCTCACGATGGAAGGGTGATAGACACCCCTGAAGTGGCCCACGCCAAGGCCGCGCACCTAGCTGCCCATGCTGCAGAGGCTGCCAAGGCTAGTCCTCTCGGCTATTCTGGTGATTACTCTGAAGATTATGGTGCATCCTACGGTGCCCCAGTGCCCCAG aTGCAGAGCGCATACCATGGACCACCAGCCCCCTTGGCTTACGACGGACGAGTGCTCGACACCCCTGAAGTTGCTCACGCAAAGGCGGCGCACTTGGCCGCGCACGCCGAGCAGGTTTCGAAACTAGCTCACCTGTCCTACGCCGAGCCCTACCCGCAGCCTCATTGGTGA
- the LOC128877893 gene encoding cuticle protein 18.7-like, giving the protein MKYLVIFTVFCGLAMAEAGYLAPVVSYSYLGIPLAYDGRVSDTPEVAQAKATHLATQAYEAARNTLGYAHVPILTRIYGSPITYGAPIGADGRVIDTPEVADAKAAHLAAHALEAAKKLGMYPYGALAYSSIPYAYKYGYGAPLGPDGRVIDTPEVAEAKAAHFAAHAQQAAKPAGKL; this is encoded by the exons ATGAAATACCTT GTCATCTTCACAGTGTTCTGCGGTTTGGCGATGGCTGAAGCAGGATATCTGGCGCCAGTGGTGTCCTACAGCTATCTTGGGATTCCCCTGGCCTACGACGGACGAGTTTCGGATACACCAGAGGTAGCACAAGCGAAAGCAACGCATCTCGCCACGCAGGCATACGAAGCTGCCAGAAACACGCTCGGATATGCACACGTGCCAATCCTGACCCGCATTTATGGGTCTCCAATTACCTATGGCGCACCCATTGGCGCCGATGGCCGAGTCATCGATACACCTGAGGTTGCGGATGCGAAGGCTGCTCATCTTGCCGCTCACGCTCTG GAAGCAGCAAAAAAATTAGGAATGTATCCATATGGTGCTCTGGCGTACTCCTCCATTCCCTATGCCTACAAATATGGATACGGTGCTCCTCTCGGTCCCGATGGTAGAGTAATAGATACTCCAGAGGTCGCGGAAGCAAAAGCAGCGCATTTTGCAGCGCACGCTCAACAAGCTGCTAAACCTGCTGGAAAACTTTGA
- the LOC128877887 gene encoding MYG1 exonuclease-like isoform X2, translated as MTKLVKIGTHDGCFHCDEALAYFLLKILPQYKHAIVVRTRDPTILDTCDIVIDVGGEYNPSKHRYDHHMRDFKESLSTVIKKPGYDSQIKLSSAGLIYCHFGHEIIKQLAPEASEIDVEKIFKKIYDTFIKEIDGIDNGIPMYDGEPAYRIVTDLSARVQFLNPTWNSENSDIDEQFLKAVELTGEEFKQHINYAKNVWLPARSIVEESINKRFEVDPSGEIIELTQRVPWSEHLFAIEKEMNLEPKLKYLIFKDDTYRIRGVPVAHGSFVCRIFLPEAWAGLRDEELERTCGIEGAIFVHSIRFIGGHKTREGALMMARKAIEIGKST; from the exons ATGACTAAACTTGTGAAAATCGGAACGCACGATGGTTGCTTTCACTGCGATGAAGCACTAGCCTATTTTCTGTTGAAAATCTTACCTCAATACAAACATGCAATCGTTGTTAG aacgCGTGATCCAACTATTTTGGATACTTGTGATATAGTAATTGATGTGGGTGGAGAATATAATCCTTCCAAGCATCGTTATGATCACCATATGAG aGATTTTAAAGAGTCTTTGAGTACAGTTATTAAGAAACCAGGTTACGattctcaaataaaattgagtaGCGCCGGATTAATTTACTGTCACTTTGGTCATGAAATCATTAAGCAACTAGCTCCAGAAGCTAGCGAAATTGAcgtcgaaaaaatatttaaaaaaatttatgacaCGTTCATTAAAGAAATCGATGGTATAGATAACGGAATTCCGATGTACGACGGCGAACCCGC GTATCGTATCGTAACCGATTTATCTGCCCGCGTACAATTTCTGAATCCTACATGGAATAGCGAAAACAGCGACAttgacgaacaatttttaaaagcgGTCGAATTAACTGGCGAAGAATTTAAGCAACATATAAATTATGCGAAAAATGTATGGTTACCAGCTAGGTCTATTGTAGAGGAATCTATTAATAAACGCTTCGAG GTTGATCCGAGCggagaaattattgaattgaCGCAAAGGGTTCCATGGTCTGAGCACCTGTTTgcgatagaaaaagaaatgaatctGGAACCGAAATTGAAGTATCTGATTTTTAAAGACGATACATATAGAATCCGAGGTGTTCCTGTTGCACATGGTAGTTTCGTTTGCAG aatatttttaccaGAAGCTTGGGCAGGTCTGAGAGATGAGGAACTCGAACGTACTTGTGGAATTGAAGGGGCCATTTTTGttcattcgattcgatttaTCGGCGGACATAAGACGAGAGAAGGTGCGTTGATGATGGCGCGTAAAGCCATTGAAATAGGAAAATCCACTTAA
- the LOC128877887 gene encoding MYG1 exonuclease-like isoform X1, translating into MLRRIYGTISTHQSNLIVLPGFLTSTRNFLTMTKLVKIGTHDGCFHCDEALAYFLLKILPQYKHAIVVRTRDPTILDTCDIVIDVGGEYNPSKHRYDHHMRDFKESLSTVIKKPGYDSQIKLSSAGLIYCHFGHEIIKQLAPEASEIDVEKIFKKIYDTFIKEIDGIDNGIPMYDGEPAYRIVTDLSARVQFLNPTWNSENSDIDEQFLKAVELTGEEFKQHINYAKNVWLPARSIVEESINKRFEVDPSGEIIELTQRVPWSEHLFAIEKEMNLEPKLKYLIFKDDTYRIRGVPVAHGSFVCRIFLPEAWAGLRDEELERTCGIEGAIFVHSIRFIGGHKTREGALMMARKAIEIGKST; encoded by the exons ATGCTGAGGAGAATTTACGGAACAATTTCAACGCATCAATCAAACCTAATTGTTCTACCAGGGTTTCTAACCTCTACACGGAATTTTCTTACAATGACTAAACTTGTGAAAATCGGAACGCACGATGGTTGCTTTCACTGCGATGAAGCACTAGCCTATTTTCTGTTGAAAATCTTACCTCAATACAAACATGCAATCGTTGTTAG aacgCGTGATCCAACTATTTTGGATACTTGTGATATAGTAATTGATGTGGGTGGAGAATATAATCCTTCCAAGCATCGTTATGATCACCATATGAG aGATTTTAAAGAGTCTTTGAGTACAGTTATTAAGAAACCAGGTTACGattctcaaataaaattgagtaGCGCCGGATTAATTTACTGTCACTTTGGTCATGAAATCATTAAGCAACTAGCTCCAGAAGCTAGCGAAATTGAcgtcgaaaaaatatttaaaaaaatttatgacaCGTTCATTAAAGAAATCGATGGTATAGATAACGGAATTCCGATGTACGACGGCGAACCCGC GTATCGTATCGTAACCGATTTATCTGCCCGCGTACAATTTCTGAATCCTACATGGAATAGCGAAAACAGCGACAttgacgaacaatttttaaaagcgGTCGAATTAACTGGCGAAGAATTTAAGCAACATATAAATTATGCGAAAAATGTATGGTTACCAGCTAGGTCTATTGTAGAGGAATCTATTAATAAACGCTTCGAG GTTGATCCGAGCggagaaattattgaattgaCGCAAAGGGTTCCATGGTCTGAGCACCTGTTTgcgatagaaaaagaaatgaatctGGAACCGAAATTGAAGTATCTGATTTTTAAAGACGATACATATAGAATCCGAGGTGTTCCTGTTGCACATGGTAGTTTCGTTTGCAG aatatttttaccaGAAGCTTGGGCAGGTCTGAGAGATGAGGAACTCGAACGTACTTGTGGAATTGAAGGGGCCATTTTTGttcattcgattcgatttaTCGGCGGACATAAGACGAGAGAAGGTGCGTTGATGATGGCGCGTAAAGCCATTGAAATAGGAAAATCCACTTAA